Proteins from a genomic interval of Piscinibacter sp. HJYY11:
- a CDS encoding amino acid ABC transporter substrate-binding protein, with protein MRHDPPLAHASTEESTPTSVRPTRRRVVQGLAAGAGALAFPALAQPKDGPVRIGYAIARTGPWAGGAQVSQEPNYLLWAEQQNAAGGLSVKGTKRPIELISFDDRSEIETCVRTYEKLMGSDKVDLVLPPWGSNANFAVAPLANRFSYPFLAPTALSKRLVEMKLPYFFLLLQQPGPMTVALVDMLKASGVKSIACIYVDDLFGLENYAALKVALSGSGISLVEDKSYPAGVKDLGPVLRSIKDKNPDAFVGFTYPPDTILASKQAKEIGFNPKFFYASVGTAFQLYRNVITAPGAEGVLGMGSWNAKTSPGAKAYFDAHTKKFNGKEPDRWASGHCWAGLEILTQAVAKVGLDRKAIRDHVANHEHSTIIGKVKFTGSENTATPGSVGQWQNGEFEVVWPKSMATAALNPAKPAWK; from the coding sequence ATGCGCCACGATCCGCCCCTCGCCCACGCGTCCACCGAAGAGTCCACGCCCACATCCGTCCGGCCGACACGCCGCCGTGTCGTGCAGGGCCTCGCCGCCGGTGCTGGCGCGCTGGCCTTCCCCGCGCTCGCGCAGCCGAAGGACGGCCCGGTGCGCATCGGCTACGCGATCGCCCGCACCGGCCCCTGGGCTGGCGGCGCGCAGGTGAGCCAGGAGCCCAACTACCTGCTCTGGGCCGAGCAGCAAAACGCCGCAGGCGGCCTGAGCGTGAAGGGCACCAAGCGCCCGATCGAGCTCATCTCCTTCGACGACCGCAGCGAGATCGAGACCTGCGTGCGCACCTACGAGAAGCTCATGGGCAGCGACAAGGTCGACCTCGTGCTGCCGCCCTGGGGCAGCAACGCCAACTTCGCCGTCGCACCGCTGGCCAACCGCTTCAGCTACCCCTTCCTCGCACCCACCGCGTTATCCAAGCGCCTGGTCGAGATGAAGCTGCCGTACTTCTTCCTGCTGCTGCAGCAGCCCGGGCCGATGACGGTGGCGCTGGTCGACATGCTCAAGGCGAGCGGCGTGAAGTCCATCGCCTGCATCTACGTCGACGACCTCTTCGGCCTGGAGAACTACGCCGCGCTCAAGGTGGCGCTCAGCGGCAGCGGCATCTCGCTGGTGGAAGACAAGAGCTACCCCGCCGGCGTGAAGGACCTGGGGCCGGTGCTGCGGAGCATCAAGGACAAGAACCCCGACGCCTTCGTCGGCTTCACCTACCCGCCCGACACCATCCTCGCGAGCAAGCAGGCCAAGGAGATCGGCTTCAACCCGAAGTTCTTCTACGCCTCGGTGGGCACGGCCTTCCAGCTCTACCGCAACGTGATCACCGCGCCGGGGGCCGAGGGCGTGCTGGGCATGGGCTCGTGGAACGCCAAGACCAGCCCCGGCGCCAAGGCCTACTTCGACGCGCACACAAAGAAGTTCAACGGCAAGGAGCCCGACCGCTGGGCCAGCGGCCACTGCTGGGCGGGCCTGGAGATCCTCACGCAGGCGGTGGCCAAGGTGGGCCTGGACCGCAAGGCCATCCGCGACCACGTGGCCAACCACGAGCACAGCACCATCATCGGCAAGGTGAAGTTCACCGGCAGCGAGAACACGGCGACGCCGGGCTCGGTCGGCCAGTGGCAGAACGGCGAGTTCGAAGTGGTGTGGCCGAAGAGCATGGCCACCGCCGCGTTGAACCCGGCCAAGCCGGCCTGGAAGTGA
- a CDS encoding helix-turn-helix domain-containing protein, translating to MTAAPSSMSTDEVSARERVPYWTDWINRLFHGLRSDLYGDTDFEGHIASARAGDVILTRLESNRHRVMRSSAQVRGSEMGYLKIVAPFHGCAGVEQKGREAWVSPGEWSIYDTTDTYAVSNPVPVEHLIVMVPKSHLAERGLAIDELMARRLGAQGGIARVALETMRSAWRELPGMSDEAAHHLGDVITQCVHLSLLDLSGRATAVTQREALRERIKQHVLRHLGDPSLSVDRIALALGASRRQLYNAFSDEPDGIAGFVLARRIDACRAAFADPQLAGRSITEIALAFGFSNAAHFSRVFRAHTGLTPSDFRHQSRHERQPA from the coding sequence ATGACCGCCGCCCCCTCCTCCATGAGCACCGACGAGGTCTCGGCACGCGAGCGCGTGCCCTATTGGACGGACTGGATCAACCGCCTCTTCCACGGCCTGCGCTCCGACCTCTACGGCGACACCGACTTCGAAGGCCACATCGCCAGCGCGCGCGCCGGCGACGTGATCCTGACAAGACTGGAATCCAACCGCCACCGTGTGATGCGCTCGTCGGCCCAGGTGCGCGGCAGCGAGATGGGCTACCTCAAGATCGTGGCGCCCTTCCACGGCTGCGCGGGCGTCGAGCAGAAGGGCCGTGAGGCCTGGGTGTCGCCGGGCGAGTGGAGCATCTACGACACGACCGACACCTACGCCGTCTCCAACCCGGTGCCGGTGGAACACCTGATCGTGATGGTGCCGAAGTCGCACCTGGCCGAGCGGGGCCTCGCGATCGACGAGCTGATGGCTCGCCGGCTCGGCGCACAAGGCGGCATCGCGCGCGTGGCGCTCGAGACCATGCGCAGCGCCTGGCGCGAGCTGCCCGGCATGTCGGACGAAGCGGCGCATCACCTGGGCGACGTGATCACGCAGTGCGTGCACCTGTCCCTGCTCGACCTGTCGGGCCGCGCGACCGCGGTGACGCAACGCGAGGCGCTGCGCGAGCGCATCAAGCAGCACGTGCTGCGCCACCTGGGCGATCCGTCGCTCTCGGTCGACCGCATCGCGCTCGCCCTGGGCGCGAGCCGTCGCCAGCTCTACAACGCGTTTTCAGACGAGCCCGACGGCATCGCCGGCTTCGTGCTCGCACGCCGCATCGACGCCTGCCGTGCCGCCTTTGCCGACCCGCAGCTGGCGGGCCGCTCCATCACCGAGATCGCGCTCGCCTTCGGGTTCTCGAACGCGGCGCATTTCAGCCGCGTGTTCCGCGCACACACCGGGCTCACGCCCAGCGACTTCCGGCACCAGAGCCGGCACGAACGTCAGCCGGCCTGA
- a CDS encoding bifunctional riboflavin kinase/FAD synthetase: MQVFRGIHHPGIAPACALTIGNFDGVHRGHQAMLALLRSEAQHRGLPSCVMTFEPHPRDYFAHLAGKPELAPTRIATLRDKLSELERCGIDQVVVLRFDKPLATQPAQSFIDDMLVRGLGVRYVLVGDDFRFGAKRAGDYAMLDAAGSAQGFDVARMNSYEVHGLRVSSSAVREALAAGDMGKAAELLGRPYCISGHVVHGKKLGRDLGFRTLNVRFRHPKPAAMGIFAVRVKGLVGQPVNGVASLGVRPTVDDSGRVLLEVHCLDWPDSLGLEGGYGRCVQVELLHKLHDERRYDSLDALRAGIAQDETDARTWLAAHGG, from the coding sequence ATGCAAGTTTTTCGAGGCATTCACCACCCCGGCATCGCACCGGCCTGCGCGCTGACCATCGGCAACTTCGACGGCGTGCACCGCGGCCACCAGGCCATGCTCGCACTGCTGCGCTCCGAGGCCCAGCACCGAGGCCTGCCCTCGTGCGTGATGACCTTCGAGCCGCACCCGCGCGACTACTTCGCTCACCTGGCCGGCAAGCCCGAGCTCGCGCCCACGCGCATCGCCACGCTGCGCGACAAGCTCTCCGAGCTCGAGCGCTGCGGCATCGACCAGGTGGTCGTGCTGCGCTTCGACAAGCCGCTCGCCACGCAGCCCGCGCAATCCTTCATCGACGACATGCTGGTGCGTGGCCTCGGCGTGCGCTACGTGCTGGTCGGCGACGATTTCCGCTTCGGCGCCAAGCGTGCGGGTGACTACGCGATGCTCGACGCGGCCGGCAGCGCGCAGGGCTTCGACGTGGCGCGCATGAACAGCTACGAGGTGCACGGGCTGCGCGTGTCCAGCTCCGCGGTGCGCGAGGCGCTGGCCGCGGGCGACATGGGCAAGGCGGCCGAGCTGCTGGGCCGGCCCTACTGCATCAGCGGCCACGTGGTGCATGGCAAGAAGCTCGGGCGCGACCTGGGCTTTCGCACGCTCAACGTGCGCTTCCGTCACCCCAAGCCGGCGGCGATGGGCATCTTCGCCGTGCGGGTGAAGGGGCTGGTCGGCCAACCGGTGAACGGGGTCGCGAGCCTGGGCGTGCGCCCGACCGTCGACGACTCCGGCCGCGTGCTGCTGGAAGTGCACTGCCTGGATTGGCCCGACAGCCTGGGCCTCGAAGGCGGCTACGGCCGCTGCGTGCAGGTGGAGCTCTTGCACAAGCTGCACGACGAGCGGCGCTACGACTCGCTCGACGCGCTGCGTGCGGGGATCGCACAGGACGAGACGGACGCCCGCACCTGGCTCGCCGCGCACGGCGGTTGA
- a CDS encoding pseudouridine synthase, whose translation MKLSQVLYTQGFGARRECEGLVATGHVRIGGVVHDDPFEDVETEGLVFSVRGEEWAYHAKALLMMHKPKNVECSQKPKHHLSVYSLLPAPLRRRDVQSIGRLDEDTTGLLLFTDDGALIHRLTSPKKHVPKVYEVTCKHPVTPEQVQRLLEGVKLVDDPATVQAAAAEATGETTLRLTLTEGKYHQVKRMLAAVGNRVEGLHRSAFGKLVLPADLAPGQWRWLSSPDLI comes from the coding sequence ATGAAACTGAGTCAGGTGCTGTACACGCAGGGCTTCGGCGCCCGGCGTGAATGCGAAGGTCTTGTCGCCACCGGCCACGTGCGCATCGGCGGCGTGGTGCACGACGACCCGTTCGAAGACGTCGAAACCGAAGGCCTGGTCTTCAGCGTGCGGGGCGAGGAGTGGGCGTACCACGCCAAGGCCCTGCTGATGATGCACAAGCCGAAGAACGTGGAGTGCTCGCAGAAGCCCAAGCACCACCTGAGCGTCTACAGCCTGCTGCCCGCGCCGCTGCGCAGGCGCGACGTGCAGAGCATCGGCAGGCTCGACGAAGACACGACCGGCCTCTTGCTCTTCACCGACGATGGGGCGCTGATCCACCGCCTCACCTCGCCCAAGAAGCACGTGCCCAAGGTCTACGAGGTGACGTGCAAGCACCCCGTCACGCCCGAGCAGGTGCAGCGCCTGCTGGAAGGCGTGAAGCTCGTTGACGACCCCGCCACCGTGCAGGCCGCCGCTGCCGAGGCCACGGGCGAAACCACGCTGCGCCTCACGCTCACCGAAGGCAAGTACCACCAGGTCAAGCGCATGCTGGCGGCCGTGGGCAACCGCGTCGAAGGCCTGCACCGCAGCGCCTTCGGCAAGCTCGTGCTGCCGGCCGACCTGGCGCCCGGGCAGTGGCGCTGGCTGAGCAGCCCGGACCTGATCTGA
- the xth gene encoding exodeoxyribonuclease III, whose protein sequence is MKIATFNINGMNARQPRLLEWLAETSPDVACLQELKTPDDKFPAEALREAGYEAIWHGQKSFNGVAILAKGTKPVERRRGLPGDPDDSHSRYIEAEVHGIVVGCLYLPNGNPQPGPKFDYKLKWFDRLIAHSATLLAEGKPTVLCGDYNVIPTDEKKDIYSPASWTKDALTQPESRAAYFKMLEQGWTDAIRQVRPTEPVYTFWDYMRQRWQRNAGFRIDHLLLTPDLARRLVDANVDRETRGKEKASDHAPVWVKLA, encoded by the coding sequence ATGAAGATCGCCACCTTCAACATCAACGGCATGAACGCCCGCCAGCCCCGCCTGCTGGAGTGGCTGGCCGAGACCTCGCCCGACGTGGCCTGCCTGCAGGAGCTGAAGACGCCGGACGACAAGTTCCCGGCCGAGGCCCTGCGCGAGGCCGGCTACGAGGCCATCTGGCACGGCCAGAAGTCCTTCAACGGCGTGGCCATCCTCGCCAAGGGCACCAAGCCGGTGGAACGCCGCCGCGGCCTGCCCGGCGACCCCGACGACAGCCACAGCCGCTACATCGAGGCCGAGGTCCACGGCATCGTGGTCGGCTGCCTCTACCTCCCCAACGGCAACCCCCAACCGGGCCCGAAGTTCGACTACAAGCTGAAGTGGTTCGACCGCCTCATCGCCCATTCGGCCACCCTGCTCGCCGAAGGCAAGCCCACCGTGCTCTGCGGCGACTACAACGTGATCCCGACCGACGAGAAAAAAGACATCTACTCGCCCGCCTCATGGACCAAGGACGCGCTCACCCAGCCCGAGAGCCGCGCGGCCTACTTCAAGATGCTCGAGCAGGGCTGGACGGACGCCATCCGCCAGGTACGCCCGACCGAGCCGGTCTACACCTTCTGGGACTACATGCGCCAGCGCTGGCAACGCAATGCGGGCTTTCGCATCGACCACCTGCTGCTCACGCCCGACCTCGCCAGGCGGCTGGTCGACGCCAATGTCGACCGCGAGACCCGTGGCAAGGAGAAGGCCAGCGACCATGCGCCGGTGTGGGTGAAGCTCGCCTGA
- a CDS encoding TIGR02281 family clan AA aspartic protease — protein sequence MNRCLAALVLLCAGVASAQTVSMSGRLGDKALLMIDGSPRTVAVGATVQGVKLASLTSEGAVVELAGKRYTVPMGGTPVSLGAGGGGSDGGTRVVLTAGSGGHFMSTGAINGKPVEFMVDTGATTVALSAVDADRIGLKYKDGQRGLASTAGGVVPVYRVNLTSVRVGEVTVYGVDATVVQAQMPFVLLGNSFLSRFQMTRVNDMMTLEKRP from the coding sequence ATGAACCGTTGCTTGGCAGCGCTCGTGCTGCTGTGCGCGGGCGTCGCTTCGGCGCAGACCGTCTCGATGAGCGGGCGTCTCGGCGACAAGGCCTTGCTGATGATCGACGGCAGCCCGCGCACGGTGGCGGTCGGCGCCACGGTGCAGGGCGTGAAGCTGGCGTCGCTCACCTCCGAGGGCGCGGTGGTCGAACTGGCGGGCAAGCGCTACACGGTGCCGATGGGCGGAACGCCGGTGAGCCTGGGCGCCGGTGGCGGGGGAAGCGACGGCGGTACGCGCGTGGTGCTCACCGCGGGCTCGGGTGGGCACTTCATGAGCACCGGCGCCATCAACGGCAAGCCCGTGGAATTCATGGTCGACACGGGTGCCACGACGGTCGCCCTGAGTGCGGTCGACGCCGACCGCATCGGGCTCAAGTACAAGGACGGCCAGCGCGGCCTGGCCAGCACGGCCGGTGGCGTGGTGCCGGTCTACCGGGTGAACCTCACCTCGGTGCGGGTGGGCGAGGTCACGGTCTATGGTGTCGACGCCACCGTCGTCCAGGCCCAGATGCCCTTCGTGCTGCTGGGCAACAGCTTCCTCAGCCGTTTCCAGATGACGCGCGTCAACGACATGATGACGCTCGAGAAGCGGCCCTGA
- a CDS encoding YajQ family cyclic di-GMP-binding protein: MPSFDAVLEPNLVEVRNAVDQTSKEIGTRFDFKGSSAKVELKEEELTVYADSDFQINQVLDILLAKMTKRNVDIRFLDRSAKIEKIGGDKVKQKITVKSGIDSDTAKKIQTVVKQSKMKVQAAIQGDTVRVTGGKRDDLQAAIALIRKEIADAPLSFNNFRD; encoded by the coding sequence ATGCCAAGCTTTGACGCCGTTCTGGAACCCAATCTTGTCGAGGTCCGCAATGCGGTCGACCAGACCTCCAAGGAAATCGGCACGCGCTTCGATTTCAAGGGCTCGTCGGCCAAGGTCGAGCTGAAGGAAGAGGAACTGACGGTCTACGCCGACAGCGACTTCCAGATCAACCAGGTGCTCGACATCCTGCTGGCCAAGATGACCAAGCGCAACGTCGACATCCGTTTCCTCGACCGCAGCGCCAAGATCGAGAAGATCGGCGGCGACAAGGTGAAACAGAAGATCACGGTCAAGAGTGGCATCGATTCCGACACGGCAAAAAAGATCCAGACCGTCGTCAAACAAAGCAAGATGAAGGTGCAGGCTGCGATCCAGGGCGACACCGTCCGGGTGACCGGCGGCAAGCGCGACGACCTCCAGGCGGCGATCGCGCTCATCCGCAAGGAGATCGCCGATGCGCCGTTGTCGTTCAACAATTTCCGTGACTGA
- the murB gene encoding UDP-N-acetylmuramate dehydrogenase, producing MQIESGVSLKPYNSFGLPAVAQTLVRITGDADVRRVVDHAELGTAPKFILGGGSNIVLTRDMPQVVLKVEVMGRRIVEERANAWIVEAGAGENWHDFVTWTLAQGCPGLENLALIPGTVGASPVQNIGAYGIEVKDRFESLDGVDLLTGRSVTLGAEMCKFGYRDSEFKHSLAGRVLITRVRFRLPKPWQPVLGYLEIERKMNETGIGRPTPQQVYDWIIAIRRAKLPDPAVVGNAGSFFKNPVVTPEQCRDIIGRDPEIVHYPMPDGTMKLAAGWMIDACGWKGKTVGRAGVYEKQALVLVNRGGAIGSEVMTLARAIQESVYGRFGIRLEPEPVVV from the coding sequence ATGCAAATCGAATCGGGCGTGAGCCTGAAACCGTACAACAGCTTCGGCCTTCCGGCCGTGGCGCAGACGCTGGTGCGCATCACCGGCGATGCTGACGTGCGCCGCGTGGTCGACCATGCCGAGCTCGGCACGGCACCGAAGTTCATCCTCGGTGGCGGAAGCAACATCGTGCTCACGCGCGACATGCCGCAGGTGGTGCTGAAGGTCGAGGTGATGGGCCGGCGCATCGTCGAGGAACGTGCCAACGCCTGGATCGTCGAGGCTGGCGCGGGCGAGAACTGGCACGACTTCGTCACCTGGACGCTGGCGCAAGGCTGCCCCGGCCTCGAAAACCTGGCGCTGATCCCGGGCACGGTCGGTGCCTCGCCGGTGCAGAACATCGGCGCCTACGGCATCGAGGTGAAAGACCGCTTCGAGTCGCTCGACGGCGTGGACCTCCTCACCGGCCGCAGCGTCACCCTCGGCGCCGAAATGTGCAAGTTCGGCTACCGCGACAGCGAGTTCAAGCACTCGCTGGCCGGCCGGGTGCTCATCACCCGCGTGCGCTTCCGGCTGCCCAAGCCCTGGCAGCCGGTGCTCGGCTACCTGGAGATCGAGCGCAAGATGAACGAGACCGGCATTGGCCGCCCCACGCCGCAGCAGGTCTACGACTGGATCATCGCCATCCGCCGTGCCAAGCTGCCCGACCCGGCGGTGGTGGGCAACGCCGGCAGCTTCTTCAAGAACCCGGTGGTCACGCCCGAGCAGTGCCGCGACATCATCGGCCGCGACCCGGAGATCGTGCACTACCCCATGCCCGACGGCACGATGAAGCTCGCGGCCGGCTGGATGATCGACGCCTGCGGCTGGAAGGGCAAGACGGTCGGCCGCGCCGGCGTCTACGAGAAGCAGGCGCTGGTGCTCGTGAACCGTGGCGGCGCGATCGGCTCGGAGGTGATGACGCTCGCCCGGGCAATCCAGGAGAGCGTGTACGGCCGCTTCGGCATCCGGCTCGAGCCCGAGCCGGTGGTCGTCTAG
- a CDS encoding VOC family protein — protein sequence MAITSYYPVLMTRNVAATASFYMRHFGFEALFTADWYVHLQSREAGAPVSLAILDARHETIPAAGRGAAGAGILLNFEVDDVDAEYARLTAAGLEVLLPVRDEAFGQRHFIVQAPDGVMVDVIKPIPPSGEFVQQYAEAALPG from the coding sequence ATGGCCATCACCAGCTATTACCCCGTCCTCATGACCCGCAACGTCGCCGCCACCGCCAGCTTCTACATGCGGCACTTCGGCTTCGAGGCGCTCTTCACGGCCGACTGGTACGTGCACCTGCAATCGCGCGAAGCCGGCGCGCCCGTGAGCCTGGCCATCCTCGACGCCCGCCACGAGACCATTCCCGCGGCAGGACGCGGTGCCGCCGGCGCCGGGATCCTGCTGAACTTCGAAGTGGACGATGTCGACGCCGAATACGCGCGACTCACCGCCGCCGGCCTGGAGGTGCTGCTGCCCGTGCGCGACGAGGCCTTCGGCCAGCGCCACTTCATCGTGCAGGCACCCGATGGCGTGATGGTCGACGTCATCAAGCCCATACCGCCGAGCGGCGAGTTCGTGCAGCAGTACGCCGAGGCGGCGCTGCCCGGCTGA
- a CDS encoding TetR/AcrR family transcriptional regulator — protein MQPARTNPERSEATRTALLDAARALFVAHGYGDTATPAVCAAAGMTRGALYHHFVDKRDLFHAVVAREAEAVAAEIDAASPADLPADQALLAGGDAYLAAMAVPGRARLLLVEGPAALGREAMQALDAANAEGTLRAGLVAAGVKGVDLDVLTGWLSAAFDRAALDLQEGRDVATVRRTLRWLLGRILPDGPPGRSTRRAKA, from the coding sequence ATGCAACCCGCCCGCACCAACCCTGAACGCAGCGAGGCCACTCGAACCGCCTTGCTCGATGCCGCGCGTGCCCTCTTCGTGGCACACGGCTATGGCGACACCGCCACGCCGGCCGTCTGTGCCGCCGCCGGCATGACGCGAGGTGCGCTCTACCACCATTTCGTCGACAAGCGCGACCTCTTCCACGCCGTGGTGGCGCGTGAGGCCGAAGCCGTGGCGGCGGAGATCGACGCCGCGTCGCCCGCCGACCTGCCTGCCGATCAGGCCCTGCTTGCGGGGGGCGATGCCTACCTGGCGGCGATGGCCGTGCCGGGGCGCGCGAGGCTGCTTCTCGTGGAAGGACCGGCCGCACTGGGCCGCGAAGCGATGCAGGCGCTGGACGCCGCGAATGCCGAGGGCACCCTGCGCGCCGGGCTGGTGGCGGCGGGCGTCAAGGGCGTCGACCTCGATGTGCTGACCGGCTGGCTCTCGGCGGCTTTCGACCGTGCGGCACTCGATCTGCAGGAGGGGCGCGATGTGGCCACGGTGCGGCGCACGCTGCGCTGGCTGCTCGGCCGCATCCTCCCCGACGGACCGCCGGGCCGCAGCACCCGCCGCGCGAAGGCCTAG
- a CDS encoding urate hydroxylase PuuD, which yields MDSHLLDWLNLLLRWAHVITGVAWIGASFYFVALDNSLTPPADPKEREKGIGGELWAVHGGGFYHQQKYPVSPAVLPERLHWSMWESYSTWLTGFALFTVLYLFNASTFLIDKSVHDWSPAAAISAALGFFVGFWLIYDGICRVFGQRKNGDAIVGVLVFAFVIFASWLSCQLFAGRAAFLLVGAMLATTMSGNVFFWIIPGQRKVVAALRAGEPVDPIHGKRGKQRSVHNTYFTLPVLLTMISNHYGFLYTGPNNWVTLVVMMLAGALIRQSFVMRHRAHATGQPVPWWYAMVGVVLLAGVFTATMPAPSKTPAGAPPVAFADVQKVINERCVMCHSEQVVNKAIQLHTPELIVRNAQAVYQQSSVLKLMPLNNATQMTDGERALLKRWYEAGAKP from the coding sequence GTGGACTCGCACCTGCTCGACTGGCTCAACCTGCTGCTGCGCTGGGCCCACGTCATCACGGGCGTGGCCTGGATCGGCGCGTCGTTCTACTTCGTCGCGCTCGACAACAGCCTCACGCCACCTGCCGATCCGAAGGAGCGCGAGAAGGGCATCGGCGGCGAGCTCTGGGCCGTGCACGGCGGCGGCTTCTACCACCAGCAGAAGTACCCGGTGTCGCCCGCGGTGCTGCCTGAACGGCTGCACTGGTCGATGTGGGAGAGCTACTCGACCTGGCTCACCGGCTTTGCGCTCTTCACGGTGCTGTACCTCTTCAACGCGAGCACCTTCCTCATCGACAAGAGCGTGCACGACTGGTCTCCGGCCGCCGCCATCAGCGCGGCGCTCGGCTTCTTCGTCGGCTTCTGGCTGATCTACGACGGCATCTGCCGCGTCTTCGGCCAGCGAAAGAACGGCGATGCCATCGTGGGCGTGCTGGTGTTTGCCTTCGTCATCTTTGCGTCATGGCTGTCGTGCCAGCTCTTCGCGGGGCGCGCGGCCTTCCTGCTGGTGGGCGCGATGCTCGCCACGACCATGAGCGGCAACGTCTTCTTCTGGATCATCCCCGGCCAGCGCAAGGTGGTGGCCGCGCTGCGCGCCGGCGAGCCGGTCGACCCCATCCACGGCAAGCGCGGCAAGCAGCGCAGCGTGCACAACACGTACTTCACGCTGCCGGTGCTGCTCACGATGATCAGCAACCACTACGGCTTTCTCTACACCGGCCCCAACAACTGGGTCACGCTGGTGGTGATGATGCTGGCGGGCGCGCTGATCCGCCAATCGTTCGTGATGCGCCACCGGGCGCATGCGACCGGTCAGCCGGTGCCGTGGTGGTATGCGATGGTGGGCGTGGTGCTGCTGGCCGGCGTCTTCACCGCCACGATGCCGGCCCCCTCGAAGACGCCGGCGGGCGCGCCGCCGGTCGCGTTTGCCGATGTGCAGAAGGTCATCAACGAGCGCTGCGTGATGTGCCACAGCGAGCAGGTGGTGAACAAGGCCATCCAGCTGCACACACCAGAGCTGATCGTGCGCAATGCGCAGGCGGTCTATCAGCAGTCGTCGGTGTTGAAGCTCATGCCGCTCAACAACGCGACGCAGATGACCGATGGCGAGCGTGCGCTGCTGAAGCGCTGGTACGAAGCCGGCGCGAAACCCTAG
- the uraH gene encoding hydroxyisourate hydrolase, translated as MGKLTTHVLDTMNGCPAAGMLVALYRVDGGQPTLIKQLALNHDGRADAPLLDDTTFKTGTYRLVFEVAAYFKGRGVSLPEPPFVDAVPIDFGLANPLQHYHVPLLASPWAYSTYRGS; from the coding sequence ATGGGCAAGCTCACCACCCACGTGCTCGACACCATGAATGGCTGCCCTGCGGCGGGCATGCTGGTGGCGCTGTACCGTGTCGACGGCGGCCAGCCGACCTTGATCAAGCAGCTCGCGCTGAACCACGACGGCCGCGCCGACGCACCGCTGCTCGACGACACGACGTTCAAGACCGGCACCTACCGCCTAGTCTTCGAGGTGGCGGCCTATTTCAAGGGGCGCGGCGTGAGCCTGCCCGAGCCGCCCTTCGTCGACGCCGTGCCCATCGACTTCGGCCTCGCCAACCCCCTGCAGCACTACCACGTGCCGCTGCTCGCGAGCCCCTGGGCCTACTCCACCTACCGGGGAAGCTGA
- a CDS encoding GntR family transcriptional regulator — protein MPRSPANLTAIRPVARGKGAAGKKQAVSRPAVPEAELQDTTRRIAEAITAAIVERRLMPGTKLAEQKIADIFKVSRTIVRQALHQLSRDKLVTLTQARGARVAQPSVEEARQVFEVRQMLEAAMIKRAAAELSEPQIAQLRRHLRDEEAAVQRTDVPGRTHLLADFHVVLARMLGNEALADILRELVSRSSLISLMYQSAHSAEHSFAEHVAIVDAIEARDARAAVKLMQSHLHNVERNLRLNPRVPDLPSVLHAGDPS, from the coding sequence ATGCCGCGCTCCCCCGCCAACCTGACTGCCATCCGCCCGGTGGCCCGAGGCAAAGGCGCTGCAGGCAAGAAGCAGGCCGTGTCGCGCCCTGCCGTGCCCGAGGCGGAGCTTCAAGACACCACGCGCCGCATCGCCGAGGCCATCACCGCCGCCATCGTCGAGCGCAGGCTCATGCCCGGCACCAAGCTCGCCGAGCAGAAGATTGCCGACATCTTCAAGGTCTCGCGCACCATCGTGCGGCAGGCCTTGCACCAGTTGAGCCGCGACAAGCTCGTGACCCTCACGCAGGCGCGCGGCGCGCGTGTCGCCCAGCCGAGCGTGGAGGAAGCGCGCCAGGTCTTCGAGGTGCGGCAGATGCTCGAGGCCGCCATGATCAAGCGCGCCGCCGCCGAGCTGAGCGAGCCGCAGATCGCACAGCTGCGCCGGCACCTGCGCGACGAAGAAGCGGCCGTGCAGCGCACCGACGTGCCCGGCCGCACCCACCTGCTGGCCGACTTCCACGTGGTGCTCGCGCGCATGCTCGGCAACGAGGCGCTGGCCGACATCTTGCGAGAGCTGGTGTCGAGGAGCTCGCTGATCTCGTTGATGTACCAATCCGCCCACTCGGCCGAACATTCCTTTGCAGAGCACGTCGCCATCGTCGACGCCATCGAAGCGCGTGATGCCCGCGCCGCCGTCAAGCTGATGCAAAGCCACTTGCACAATGTCGAGCGCAACCTGCGCCTGAACCCCCGGGTGCCGGACTTGCCGTCGGTGCTGCATGCCGGAGACCCCTCATGA